In one Acomys russatus chromosome X, mAcoRus1.1, whole genome shotgun sequence genomic region, the following are encoded:
- the LOC127185260 gene encoding profilin-2-like, which translates to MHYIGDTSQDIWQGCINLSLESEICSDAAVITNCPPWLLACSPEGNFTQMTQEEIQTLLAREEREKLFLRGITLAGIKCLLIRDDLFTEGNKSMDLRTKGQPRGSQAITVVQLESVYLVVMGKKGTEGGPLNLKAFEIAGYTREAILKQKARR; encoded by the coding sequence ATGCATTACATAGGAGACACCAGCCAAGACATCTGGCAAGGCTGCATCAATTTGTCTCTAGAAAGTGAGATATGCAGCGATGCAGCAGTTATCACCAATTGTCCACCCTGGTTATTAGCTTGTTCTCCTGAAGGCAACTTTACTCAGATGACCCAGGAAGAAATTCAGACATTGCtagcaagagaggagagagaaaagctgtTTCTTCGGGGTATCACCCTTGCTGGAATCAAATGCCTGTTGATCCGTGATGACTTGTTCACTGAGGGCAACAAGAGCATGGACCTGCGTACCAAAGGCCAACCTCGAGGTAGCCAGGCAATTACTGTAGTTCAGTTGGAGTCTGTGTACCTTGTGGTGATGGGAAAGAAGGGGACAGAAGGAGGACCTCTCAATCTCAAAGCTTTTGAAATAGCAGGCTACACAAGAGAGGCCATTCTTAAACAAAAAGCTCGCCGCTAG